Within the Nitrospirota bacterium genome, the region AATCTTTCTCTATTTATTTAAGACATTATATTACCATAACCTTACGCAATCTTTAAAGATTATTTTATACAAGGAGAGTGGTGAGGATATTGACAACCAGAAAGTTATCTGATACCGTTGAAGCGTATAAGCCACATGACATGGCTTTTTTCCTCATTTATAATCTCATCAACAATTTCTTCTTCCTTGACTAAACCTCTTATGCCATAAAAATAAAGTAATGTCTCTTTCTCAAAACCAATAGCAAAATTAATAGCGTCTACTCCTGTTCTTATATGCTTAAGTGAAGGTAGGGATTTATTTCTGCCAAGGAAGAATTCTGATTCAACAATAGCCCTTAAATATTGAGAAACAACTTCCCATCCTTCTGGTTCTTCGTCACCTACTATTTCTTTTAGTTCGGAAAAGGTCTTTTCATGTCGTAATTCTTTTACTGCAAGCATTTCAAAGAGCTTTCTCAGCCCTTCATCTTCTTCAAATCTCCTTGCCATTTCAGTATAAAATTCATAGCCAAGTTTTTCTGTCTGAACAGCCTGTTCAATAATCTCTCTTATAGAAAACCTTTCCATATTCCCTCCTCACCCATAACTCAAAACTTTATCATGTCTTAGGACAATCATCAATCCGCTCAAAGCCCCTCCCATGTAGGGGGGACAACCCTTATCTTCTATCGCTTTCATTCTCATAGCCCTCCTTCTACAGCATCTCTAAATTCCACTGTTCAAGGTCTTTTTTTATACCACTTATATCTGTTTTGTTCTCAATGGCTTTAATTATCTTTGCCCTCTCTTTTATGTCACCGTAAAGAATTGTGCCAATGATGGAGTTGTCTTTAATTACTATTTTTTTGTATATGAAATTATCACTGTCTTTTACCACTATTGATTCATTTTTTCCTTCAGCATCAATATCTCCGGCTGCAACAAGGTCTATACCTACAACCTTTAGCATGTTAGATATAATGGTGCCCTCATAAACAGTGCTTCCACCTGCCATATTTATCCCTGCAACTTCACCCTGTTTTTCGGCTGCAGGCCATATGCCGTAAAAAATGCCATTATGCTGTATCAGATCTCCAGCTGCATAAATATCCTGCAGCTCAGTTTCCATCCTGTCATTGACAATCAAACCTTTTTCTACTTTCAGTCCGAGATTTTGAACAAGAACCGCATTCGGTCTGACTCCTGCTGAAATGATTATCATATCACAATCTATACGCCTGCCATCATCAAGTATGAGTGTTTCTACCTTACTGTCTCCGGTTATCTCTTTTGATTTTGCTCCGAGATAGAACTTAAATCCCATCTTTTCCATCTGTGCCTTGAGTATCCCTGCACCATCAGGATCCATCTGTCTTGGAAGAAGCCTCGGGAAGAACTCAACCACCGTAATAGAACTGCCAGCCTTTCTAAGGGCATTTCCTACCTCAAGACCTAAAACTCCGCCTCCTATGAGAAGGACACGATTTGCCTTTTTTGCATATTCTCTTATTGCAATCGCATCTTTTAAAGTCCTGAGTGTGAAGACTCCATTTTTGTCAGAACCAGGGATGGAAGGCACAAAAGATATACCTCCTGTTGCTATTAGAAGGCGGTCGTATTTTATCCTTTCACCGGAAAATGTTATGACTTCCTTTTTTTCATTGTCTATGTCTGTTACTGTAGTGTTCAGAATGATCTCGATTTTATTTTCCTCATACCATTTGTCTTTCCTTATCATTAGCCCTTTTTCATCAATGTCGCCTGAGAGGAATTCCATGAGCCTTATCTTGCTATAAAAAGGGTACGCCTCGTCAGTAATGATTGTTATTCTGCCTTCGCTGTCTATTTTTCTGATATTAGCTGCTGCCGTTGCACCTGCAACTCCGCTTCCGATGACAACATATTTCATTATCCGTCTCCTGTATTGCAAGATAATTATAAAAACAGGCTCTTGGCGGAAACATGTAAAAGATAAAAAAAGTTCTTAAATTAAATTTTAAAGCAATATCAATATTTGTCAAGTAATCATTGACTGAGAACTGAATAGAGGGACACTTCCCATATTATTTTCTAAAAGGAAACTGCCCGCAACGGCAGATAACATGCTGAAATAGTAAAAATCGACATTAGAAAACAACTGTAGAAGATCAAACTTCAGGTTAGGTTTTTCACGACGAGGTCACCTACCTCTGTAGTTGTATGCCCCATCTTCCCGGCGGAAAGACTTTTAAGGTGTTTACCAGTAACTTCCATTACTGCCTTCTCTATTGCTATCGCGGATTCTTCCTCCCCGAGATGTTCAAGCATCATTCCGCCTGCACATA harbors:
- a CDS encoding ferritin family protein; translated protein: MERFSIREIIEQAVQTEKLGYEFYTEMARRFEEDEGLRKLFEMLAVKELRHEKTFSELKEIVGDEEPEGWEVVSQYLRAIVESEFFLGRNKSLPSLKHIRTGVDAINFAIGFEKETLLYFYGIRGLVKEEEIVDEIINEEKSHVMWLIRFNGIR
- a CDS encoding FAD-dependent oxidoreductase — encoded protein: MKYVVIGSGVAGATAAANIRKIDSEGRITIITDEAYPFYSKIRLMEFLSGDIDEKGLMIRKDKWYEENKIEIILNTTVTDIDNEKKEVITFSGERIKYDRLLIATGGISFVPSIPGSDKNGVFTLRTLKDAIAIREYAKKANRVLLIGGGVLGLEVGNALRKAGSSITVVEFFPRLLPRQMDPDGAGILKAQMEKMGFKFYLGAKSKEITGDSKVETLILDDGRRIDCDMIIISAGVRPNAVLVQNLGLKVEKGLIVNDRMETELQDIYAAGDLIQHNGIFYGIWPAAEKQGEVAGINMAGGSTVYEGTIISNMLKVVGIDLVAAGDIDAEGKNESIVVKDSDNFIYKKIVIKDNSIIGTILYGDIKERAKIIKAIENKTDISGIKKDLEQWNLEML